The genomic window TCTCTTGCAACATGCAAACAATCCCGTTGACTGGTATCCCTGGGGTGAAGAAGCATTTTCTGCAGCTAAAGAACAAGATAGGCCCATTTTTTTATCTATTGGTTATGCAACTTGTCACTGGTGTCATGTGATGGAAAAAGAATCTTTTGAGAATGCATCCATTGCAAAGCTCATGAATGACTCTTTTATTAACATAAAAGTTGATAGAGAAGAGCTTCCAGAGGTTGATGGTCTCTATATGGAATTTGCTCAAGCCCTCATGCCAAGTGGTGGAGGCTGGCCTCTCAACGTCCTTTTAACTCCTGAGTTAAAACCTTTTTTTGCAACAACTTATATCCCTCCTAAAAGTGGGCGCGGTTTTATTGGGTTTCAAGAGCTTATCGTAAGGCTTTCTGAACTGTGGAAAGAGAGCGAAGAAAGAGAAAAACTTATAGAACAAGCTGAAAGGATTATAGAAGTTTTTCAGAAACAAGAAAATCAAGAAAATAATGAAGAGAGAGAACTTCCTGCAAAAGAAGAAATAACTAACGCATCTGAACTTTTATTTCATATGGCAGATCCCATTTACGGTGGAATAGAGGGAGAGCCCAAATTTCCAATGGGCTATCATGCATGTTTTCTTCTTACTCTGACAAAGCTTTCAAATGACAGTAGAGCTCTGTTTTGCGTAGAACTTACGCTTGATATGATGCAAAGAGGGGGAATCTATGATCATCTTGGAGGAGGCTTTTCTCGCTATAGTGTCGACTCAAAGTGGCTGATTCCTCATTTTGAAAAAATGCTCTACGATAATGCTGTGTTGATAAGAGCTTATTTAGAAGCTTGGCTTTTCACTAAAAAGCCATTCTATGAGGAGGTCTGCAAGGATATTCTAAGATATCTACTAAGAGAGATGTGTTCGTCTGAAGGAGCCTTTTATTCTGCGGAAGATGCTGATTCCGAGGGACATGAGGGCAGGTTTTATACATGGGATGCAAAAGAAATTCTTTCTATTTTAGGAGAAACGGATGGTCCTTTATTTATAGATTACTTTTGTGTTTCAAAAGCAGAAGGTGCTTTTGAAGGCCGCTCTATCTTACATATTAAACACCGGATAGAAGAGTTTTCAGCTAAAAGAAAACTCGACGTACAAGAAACAAGTACTACTTTAAATCGATGTAAAGAGATTTTATGGAAGGAAAGAGAAAAAAGAGCGCACCCCTTTAAAGATGATAAAATTTTATCCTCTTGGAATGGTCTTATGATACATTCGCTTGCTATGGCTGGCAGAGCATTTAAGGATGACAAGTATACAGAAGGTGCAAAAAAAGCGGCTCGCTTTATCAAAAGCACACTTTGGAAGGATGGACATCTTTTACGCAGATGGAGAGACTCTGATGCGCGTTTTGCAGGGGGCTTAGATGAATATGCTTTCATGATCCATGGGCTACTTACGCTTTTTGAAGAGGATGGCGAAGTAGAGTGGTATCGTTTTGCTCTTGAACTTGCAGAGGTATTGGAGAGTGAATTCAAAGCTGAAAATGGCGCATTTTACTTAACAGATGGAAAAGATCCTAACATTGTTTTAAGAAGATGCGAATTTTATGATGGTGCAGAGCCTGCTGGTAATGGTATTCATGCAGAAAATCTACTTCGCTTGTATCAAATTACTTTTGACGAGCGCTTTTTAAAACAGGCAGAAGAGATATTGAAGGCCGCAACAAAACACATTGAGCACCATCCAGTGGGCTGTTGTTCTAGCTTAATGGCTCTACAGCGCTATTATGATCGTCATGGAGCAACTATTGTTATTGCGCTTAATGAAGCAGAAGAATTTAAAAAAGAGATAAAAAATATTTTATATTCACGTTACCTTCCTCATCATGTTACTATTTGGCGCAAATGTGATAATTCATTATTTGAAATAATACCCAGACTTAAAGACCAAGGAGCTCTTGATGGGAAAACAACTCTTTATATCTGCCAGAGGGGGGAATGCCAAAAACCATTAAATAATTGGGAAGAGATACAAAAAACTTTGTTAGAGCTTTAATATTGTCTATTGTATGAAACAATCAGAGGGTTTATAATTTTTTCCTATGGATACACAAGAACATTTTTTTTCTCAACTACAAGACATTCTAGAAAGCAAGACTTTTGAGCGCCTTGAAAAATTTAGGGATCATTCTCTTAGAGAAAAGATGTCCCAAAAAGAAGAGGAGCTTCTTGCTGATTTGTTTGTATTGCAAGGTGAAGTTGGACTTCACACTCAAGATGAACATGCCGAAGAAATTTTTAGTTTGTCTGCGAAAATAGATACTCAAAATCCTGAGATTTTTTTCCGTCAAGGAAGTGCTTGGTTGAATTTTGGAAAAGCTCATCACAAGGAAAGCTGTCTTCGAGTTGCCTGTAAAAAATTTGAAAAAGCTATCTTCTTAAATCCTAGATCAGGAAAAAGTTATTTAGGACTTGGTAATGCACATGCATACATTGCGTTTTTAATGCATGATTCTGCCCTGTTTTCCTATGCAGAAGAGGCTTATGTTAAAGCGGAACACTTTTTTCTAGATTCTCTTGAGCAGTTATTTCAGCTTTACTGGGATTGGGCTCTCATGTACTTCTTATCTGGTAAGTTATCAGGGGAAGTCATCGATTACAAACGCTCTGTAGAAAAGTTTCAAAAGGCAAGTACTTGCTATTCTATGTCGTCTTCTCTCTTTTGGGAAGATTATGGGCATGTTTTAGTCACAATGGCAACTCTACTTGGATCAACGGAGCTATTTTTAAAGGCGGCAAGCCATTTTGAACTTGCAACACAAGTAGATGAAAAAAGATATGAGAGTTTTCTACATTTAGGATCTTCCTACCACGCTCTTTTTGATATGACAGGAGGGGATTCTTATTTTATTTCTGCTGTCATGGCCTACCAAACAGCCTCCGAATTAGATGAGAATGATTCTGAACTCTGGATCAAGTGGGGACAAATTCTTGTAAGCTCTGGCAAATTAGACCTTGATATCGAAGCAATTGAAGAGAGCTTAGAAAAATTTGTAAGGGCAGAAGATTGCCATCCCAACCACCCTATGGTCTATAGTGGCTGGGGAGAGGCTCTCATGCTTCTCGGTGTTTTTAAAGAAGATTTAAGCATTTTGAAAGATGCTGAAGAAAAAATTATCAAAGGCCTAGAGCTTTCCCCTGAAAATGCTGACATTTGGGGATGTTATGGTGCCTGCTTATTCGAGATCGGACGCTACTTTCAAGATGACAAATACTACAATCAAGCCATTCAAAAGTTTCAGTATGGTCTTAGCCTAGATAATTCTCGCCCAGGCCTTTGGCTTGGGATATCTCAGGCGCATTTTGCGTTGAGTGAAATTAAAAAAGAGTATGCAGCTGCAGAACAAGCCGTGTTTGCAGCATCTAGGGCAACAAATTTGCGTCCCATGCTTCCACAACTCTGGGTTAATCATGCAGGTGCTCTTTTACAGCTTGCAGAGCTATCTAATCAACAATATTACGTAGAAAACGCCATCGAAAAGTTGGATGTGGCTCTGAACTTGAGTAAAGGATTAGATGACCAACTGCACCTAGAATGCATGTACCATTATGGCTGCGCATTGGACTTTCTTGGAGACTTTGAACTAGACAGGCTCGTTTACCAACGAGCTGTCAACGTATTGACATTTGTTGTTTCTAAAGAACCTGAGTATTTTCAAGCAAGACACTCTCTTGCAATAGCTCTCTTGCATCTTGGTGAAGTATCGGATGATTTTGAGTGCTTTCATGCAGCAGTAGAGCACTTTAAAGTCCTAGTCCATGTGGACCCAGAAGATGCACTACTTTGGAACGATTGGGGGATAGCTCTTCTTGATCTTGCCTACCTTACGCAAGATACTGGAAGGCCTGAAGTTTTTACATCTTACTTAGAAGATGGTGAAAGTAAGCTGCGTCAAAGTGTGGCTCTTGGTGGTGCACATGCATACTATTACCTTGCTTGTCTTTACTCAATGAAGGGGCAGTATGAGCTTGCTGTTCATTTTATTGAGAAAGCAGAGAATAGTGCAACGCTTCCTGCTCTTGATGATTTGCTGCATGATGATTGGCTTGCTTCTCTTAGGGATACAGAATGTTTTAAGCAGTTTATACAAAAGCTTAAAATGAAATCTATCAACGAAAGTTAACTTAAAGATGAACGATTCAAAGGAAGACTATCTAGAGCAAGAAGAGGAGTTTCACTCAACTTCTGGTAACCTCATGGATTCTAAGACAAGTCATCTTGATGATTTGCTCAGTGAAAAGTTAGAAGATGCCTTCCACA from Chlamydiales bacterium includes these protein-coding regions:
- a CDS encoding thioredoxin domain-containing protein; its protein translation is MTEPANKNRLRNEKSPYLLQHANNPVDWYPWGEEAFSAAKEQDRPIFLSIGYATCHWCHVMEKESFENASIAKLMNDSFINIKVDREELPEVDGLYMEFAQALMPSGGGWPLNVLLTPELKPFFATTYIPPKSGRGFIGFQELIVRLSELWKESEEREKLIEQAERIIEVFQKQENQENNEERELPAKEEITNASELLFHMADPIYGGIEGEPKFPMGYHACFLLTLTKLSNDSRALFCVELTLDMMQRGGIYDHLGGGFSRYSVDSKWLIPHFEKMLYDNAVLIRAYLEAWLFTKKPFYEEVCKDILRYLLREMCSSEGAFYSAEDADSEGHEGRFYTWDAKEILSILGETDGPLFIDYFCVSKAEGAFEGRSILHIKHRIEEFSAKRKLDVQETSTTLNRCKEILWKEREKRAHPFKDDKILSSWNGLMIHSLAMAGRAFKDDKYTEGAKKAARFIKSTLWKDGHLLRRWRDSDARFAGGLDEYAFMIHGLLTLFEEDGEVEWYRFALELAEVLESEFKAENGAFYLTDGKDPNIVLRRCEFYDGAEPAGNGIHAENLLRLYQITFDERFLKQAEEILKAATKHIEHHPVGCCSSLMALQRYYDRHGATIVIALNEAEEFKKEIKNILYSRYLPHHVTIWRKCDNSLFEIIPRLKDQGALDGKTTLYICQRGECQKPLNNWEEIQKTLLEL